One Coffea eugenioides isolate CCC68of chromosome 2, Ceug_1.0, whole genome shotgun sequence genomic window, tttcattcatCAAATAATTCTTGGTTCTTTTCTGGTAATCCAGTcgcaaaaatattaatttttaagaCTTGTCATTCAGATTCCATTTCTTTCTTGATGAAAACAGAATAAATTATTCTCGTTTTTCTTGTGGTTCCCTTGACTTAAAAGTTAATCAAAGCAGGCAACCAGGTAAATAGTTAGAATTTTTAGATGTATTCTGCCTTCAAACATCCATTCCTGTACTGCATACAAGGCAAACAAATagcaaagagaaaaaaaaaatatagcacaGAGAGAAACTCCAGATGTTCTGCAACTACAAAGCTTGCATCTCTAAACTAGTATACTCAGTCCCATTGGCAGCCCTTATCTTAATCAGTTTCTGGGATTTCTAATACTTCATCCATACATCTGTACATAGCAGCAGCTCTTGATTTAGACCATCAGCTTCTAGTCTTGGTGATGATGGTTCAACAACCCCACCACATTGCAGCCCTTTGATCAGGAGGAGCTTCTGCTCCATTGGCTGATGATGTTTGATAGTCAAATTGCAGAACATGATCATTCTGTTCAAGTTTTTAAACTTGTTGATCCTTCTTCACCTCCTGCAACTCTCTGTTCTTGATTCTGGCGATGAGCTTCTGTTTTGGTTGATGATGTTGTTCATCACCCAATTGAAATAGTAATGGACTAAGATCAACAACTTCCACTTTATTTGACAATGTATTGTAACTTGCTTTTGGATTCTTGCCCTGTTACAAGATTCCAATTTGTCTATGACTAAAAATTCACATCTCTTATTAAGGAGAAATGTAACGAAAACGGTTTTTAAGGGAATTGCTACCTGCAAACTCATTTCATTGGTCTCTTTCAACAGCAAATTGAAAACCCTTTGCTTTTCATGGTAAATTGAAACCTTCTTTAACTCCTAAATGGTAAAAGTAGGTCAATTTTTTTTAGTTCAATTCAGAGAAACTCAAACTGTTTGGAAAACTACACAGTAGAATAAAGAACATACCAAATTTAATATATTGTTCTGTTCCATCAAGTGACGTAACTCCTGCGTCAACCGGAAAACCTATAAAATATTAATGCAAGAATACAAGGCCGTATTTGGatgaataaattttatatacactgacagcaTATTTATATTTGACATAAATCATATCATATTAGtacaataatttttttccaaaaactttTCAGAAAATACAATCGCAACAACCTCCAAGCAAAACAACAAAGATGTACTAATGTGATATTTGGACtgcatacaaaaaaaaaaaagaaaatcaagaaagcCCAACATATACCttaaataaaactagaaacaaGAAACACAAGCAAAGCCATCAAGAACAGCAGCATAGAGCATCAAGATTGCTATGAAAATAGCCCAAATGATCAACAGGACTTGTCGAGAAGTATATGATCACTTGTTAGTAAGATGGTAACACAGAGTTAATTGCTTAGGTATTTATAGATGAAGATTTGGAGTTTgtcttcataattgaaaatttttcgaTAACAACAGTTGGGATATGTAGATTAATTAATAAAGTTTTACCAAGTCATTGGTAGAGAAGCAGATAAGAGACGAAATCTTTAATTAAATGTAAAGGCCTTCGATTTTCAGCAATTCTGAAATTCGACCGTTACTGATATAGAGAATTCAAGTTAATCAGAAATTTTATTAATATCACAACCGTAGTTTCCCTTTATGCACTAGCGTCGTCATAACCTTTCCCTGCATTCTTGTAATTTTTTCCCCCTATAATCATTCCTTTGTAACGATCATAATGACCATTTTTCCAGAGATGTTGGAAATTATTGTGACACCAAACCATAAATAGCAAAAGCCTCTTCTGACTGATGTTGCATCCTCATGAATAACAGCAGTATAGACAAATTAAGAGGGCACAGAATTAAATTAACCTCACTGATGGTATCATGATCCTGTGGACTGGGTGGTGGAGGGGACAAAATATTAATCCCTGATCTTGTCTTTTTGAAAAGCCATGACTGGTTCAGTGAAACTCTAGGACAAGTTCTTATAAGTCCAGGAAGTTGCAGTAAAATATCTGCAACTGTTTTCTCTTCGTTGGAGAAGTCGCCATGATTTATGGTAACTCTCTTCAATTCTCTGAAGAAcatatcatcatcatcatcatcatcgtcGTTGCTTAATAATGATTCTTCCTCCTCAACCTCCTTGTCCTTGATTAATGGTTCTTCACAGGAGCTCATATTTGTTCTTTGGAATTTTCTTGACCTGCTAATAAAATTTAATGGCTCTTCAGAAGAGCTCATATTTGTTCCCTGGAATTTTCTTGACCCACTGATAAAATTCAAcgaggaagaaaaaaatgatggGAGGAAAGAGTCGGATATGTGTTCATGAATCAAGAGGTTGCTAGCACGAGTTCATGAGGATTGAAACACTGACAATGCCATAAAGAGCTTGTATTTGCTTTCGCTTGGTTGAGGACTTTGAGACCGAGCATGGCTCTATGAGgctatttctcttttcttttctttctcttctaaATGTGCcaattttttgagaaatttccGACATTCCCttaaatttcctttttcttttcatgttTATTCGTTTCACCGAACCTTTTACTTAAAAGGGGTATACTCACAATATAGAAGCAAATACCAACAAAATTAAGTCAGACGGGATAGAAAACGAAACTGAACTTGAATCCTATTAATGTTGCTCTCCTAATATCATTCATCCAGTGGACGTGATGCAAAAACAATGGAGGAGGAGAGGGTTAAAGGCTAAGATGAAGAAACTTTAGATTCCTTTAAGTAGGTAAAAGCCCAAAAAtgccacccaaaaaaaaatgtcaaagccagaaaagaagaaactaaaagagtgaaagaaagaagaagcaGATAAATTTTGAGCAGAGCCCTCCAAAGAAAAGCTCAAACGAGTCCTCTGATAAGGTTCTTTTTTGGTACACATTATGGTGTTCTTTTCTGTCTCTATCCACCCCCCAAAAACATatggttttattttgtttaaaggTGCAGAGAAAGAGGAAGagtgaggaggaggaggagaaaaagaagaagggagGCTAAAGAAACTGAGCCAACAGctaagaaaagggaaaagaaagtgTATGATTTGCCTGGTCGGAACTCAGAAGAGAGACCTCCTGAAGAGATACttccataattttttttttaaaatccatGTGTGTCTGTCTTGGGTACTTTGTAACACTGACCATTATCGTCTTTTGATGTTCAGAGAGACCCTTTAAGGATTTTCTACAAGAATTTATATAAGCATCCTGGAAATGTTGTCAGCGGGTGCATAGGCATCCGTTTGGGTCGGTAGTAATTCAGTTCCCTCTAAGTTCTTTTTGGGCCTCTTCACGTCCCCTTGCCCCCTAGTATAGAGTAAGTGGAGGTCTATCATatccagaaaaaaaaagtgccAAACTGTGCAATGGCAGCAATCTGGTATGGATATTTCCCCCTTAAAGCTTCTCTGCATCTttcaatatttctttttttgaatGCCTTTGTTAGTAGTTTGTTCGAAAAAGATTTTAGGCCTTCGTGTTCATTGCAACTACAACTCAAAGAATGGTAGCTGGAGAGCTGTCATTGCTAGAGATTCTACTCGTCTTAATACAGGACTTGAGGGATTGTCACGAATGTCTGTAAATGTTTTTTTGTAGCTTTTATTGTTTGTCTCCCTTGCTCTCTAAATTAACaactaaaaggaaaagaaatagcTAGTATATGTAAATTGTGATAAGAAAGAAGAGGGCGACACACTTTCACAGTGCTGTTTCAAATCCGGGCAAGGTTAATCATTTATCTTCTAGCAAGATTTCAAGCCAAACTTGCAGTGATGACAATTGCCTGATATTGGCCTGGCCTCGCATCTTCAGCCAAAACTAATCTGGGAATTGGGATGGGCTTAAAATGATTAAAGAACCATCTCTTGCTACCTAAGAAAGATAACTTAGTACGTAGCATGGTTCATGGAAGATTTCAGAGCTCTTTACAACAAACTCAAGTGATATCGTTCTGGATTGAAATTGGTTTGTCTAAGATTGATGGATGATACCTTCCACTCTCTGTTTGATTCTCCTTTTGTGTACACTCTGTTAATGCCAATTGTGAATAGACAACTTGATGCACTTGTACAATATGCAGAAGGATGATACCGcaattttaatttaaaaaggATAAAGTACCAAAAACACTCTTTGTGATTTGTTATATGTTCAATTTAACTCCTTTGGTTTATAAACCTATTCTACTATAGCTCTCTATGATttcaactaaattgaaaattaggATTCCTACCTTGCAGGGGTTATGTTCATGTCAGCACTTAattgaaatcaaaatttggaACCCATGACTTTGCAAGTGTGTGGATGGATTTGCATACTACGAAAGAGGGTTTTAAGCATAGAGTTCTGAAGATAGTGTGGAATTATAATTATGGCTAGGTTCTTGTTTAACTGTAATTTGTTCAATGCTGCAAACCACAACGGCCAGGAATTAGGATGGAAATCAGCTGTCAAAGTAGTCACTCAAAAAGGCATGCCATTCAGATTCCATTTGTTTCTTGATTAGGAAAACAATAAGCTACTTTCCTTTTTGTGCTCCTTTTTTTGTACCCTTTTCAGTTTCAAGTTAATCAGACCAGGCAAACATCTATACGTTCAAACTTCAGATGCCCCCTTCCCTCAGACATCCACCCCTATATAGCCGCAACAAGgcaagcaagaaaagaaaagaaaagaaaaaggaaaaaatgaaaaatgaaagaaaatgaaaaacaaatcTAGTATTCTATAATCATTTTCAATGCAATTCTGTTTGAACACCGTCTTCTTTAGTTTTGTATGAAGTATAACTCTTTAGAATttcacagagagagagagagagtagcaTCGAGACAAACATTCCTGTGAAGTTCTGCAACTACAAAGCTTGCATCTCTAAAGCAGTATGCTCAGTCCCATTTCTGGAGGATGCTACAGATTCCCTATTATCACTAACAGCAGCCATCTCTTGGATGGGAGGAGGATTAACAATGGTCATTGGCATGGCAGCATCATCAGAGAGGCGGCCTTTCATCTCCCTGTGCTCCTGGCACAGGGCACACCAATGCGTGCAGCAGTGTACTAGGCAGGGGTCACATGGCGAGTTCTACAGAAGTAGTGAATAGTATAAGATTTGTCGGCAAACATAAATAACATGCTGCACATTCTCTCTACTTCATCAGGCATGAGTCTAACATACAGCTTCAAGACATATTCTCTAAAATGTACGTTTTTTTGATCGCTCATCCAGTAAGAATCATGAGCAAATTTGAGGTGCTTGATAAGCattgaattaaaatattttagaaaCCAATTCACTGCTTAAAAGCTTCATTCTTTGCTCCCAAAAGCCAGTAAAAAATGTTCAAAGAATAAAGCACCCAGTGcataagagaaaaaaaggggATGGGGGGGGACATAGACTGAATGACACAAAAACTCAATCTCATGTAAAAACAGTCATCATGCAGCCAACATGTGGCAGGGATTATTTTAGACCTCAAATCCAATTACAGCATCTCCATTTGGTATAAGAAATAAAAAGGTGTGGCTGAACATGAATAATACTGAAGTCAGGAAATACAGGGAATTGGAGACGGATAACTCAATTAGGGAGAAAAACAAATGAGGAACTTGCAACCAAGAGCCACCAACAAATTGGATAGTGTAACGTACTAATAATTCAGAAAACCATGAAAGCAAGTTTCAGGATGTCTTTAGATGGAGGATTCTTTGTTTGACACGAATAACCCAGGTGATAGGTATAGAGGGTGTCATCTTTTCAGTTTTTAATTTAACAGTTGGAATGTTATGTATTCTTTCAGGAGGGTGTGtcttatcaaattaaatttgaattcaaCAGCTTATGACAGAAGAAACCAAGTTCGAGATTCTTATCTCAGTTAGTGCTCACACAAAAGCAAAGAGAAGCGTGGGTGTTTACCTTGAGATGATATTTCTTCTGTAGCGCCTGTCTAACAAGGCCAGTGTATATTCCACACATCCACCAACTAAATAACAAGCCTTCACAAAAAAGAAATGACGTCCTAGGATCAATGCCATAGAAGACTGCTGTTGCAGCCGCAAGTGCAATCCCACCCTCAACAAAAATAGCATGACAAACACACGGTGTCGTCCAGGGAGTATCTTCTCTCAACTTCTCTATATTGCGCCCAAATAAGACACACGGGCAAAAAAGTCCTGTCCAGCCTGGAAAGTCACAGAAAAAGTAGTAAATCGTGGTTGGAAATGAAATGTACAATGAAGCAAACTCTCAACTGCTAAGACAAAACAATGCAAATATGACGTAAGATGCGGTTGGCACTCAATGAAGTACAACCCTTGAAATTCCAAGCTATTCTACAGTTATCTGATGCTTTAAGACACATCCAGCACTAAAACTAAGATAGATGGAGTAGCAACATGCGTCAAACAGCGCAATACATCATTAGAAGAAAATGACCAGTGGAATTGGAGAAACAAGCGCATATGCAAGTCTAATTATAAGGACGAAAAACAGAAGATCTTGTTcttaaagaataaaacaaaagacattGCTCTAAACCAAAAAACAATCATATAGCATCAGCAATAATTCAGCAAGCTTCCGAATTCAACAACTATTACCCAAAAGGCAGAGACAGGACTATAGTTGCGTGAATCCACAAAGAACATCTAAAATTTACTCAGGATGCAGAGACTACAACTTCATGTCATACCAAAGATGTACTCCTGTTTCAAATAAAATGTCTTGATATAATTGGACAGGGCTTTCATGGAAGACTAGGAAATAACGTTATTTGTTTAAAGACAAAGGGGGAAAATGAGAGCCAACTTCATTAGTTAATCAAAATTTCATTATCCAATGATGATATATGGGATTAATACCAGTTTCAACTGAAAGGTGAGTAGATATGACTTTTTGTGAATACAGTATCTCCAGGAACCAGAATTTTGTAGTTCAAAGTTTCCACTGAAGATAAAAAAGAGTACTTTAGGgaccaaaaaaaattaagtaatTAGACATTCAACTTGGGATTAAAGGATAACCGATTTCAAAACATGGGATATGTAGCAGCAAAATTTGGCTGCTGGATAGCGAGTTATGAAGCTCATGACAGCCACATATTagacaaaaatattttttccccAGGGTCCAGTAAAGGTGGTTCCCCAGGTAAACTTACAACTTTCTGTATCTTCAGCACAGCCAAAAATCCCTGTTGTCCATGGTTCATCTGCAGGAGGCTCAAAGCTTTCAGGTaaaggctgtccacattcattgCACTTGCGAACTTCCAACTGCCCATTTGAAGATAGAAATCCAAAACGTGTCATTATCAACCATGAAAATTATCAAACAAAAACAATGTTTCTGAATTTGTGCATAGCATGATGCAAATTGAGCACTTGAGAAGCAGAAGCAGAGGGGGTGGAGAACAGGAGAAGGGTAACACCAATACTTTTCCCAACTTAAAAAATGTTTTCTTCCCTGCCCCGTTCTCTTTCCTATACCTGAATTAAAAATGTCCAATCCAAAAGGTACATTATGTAAAAAAGAAGGTCTACTAACTAATTCCTTCCATCAGATTTAGATCCTgcacaaatggcactaatggtaCATTTCCCACCATAAAACTGCTGTATCCACATTACATGATAACAGGATCAGACTATTACAGGAAAATCTTACCAAGAAAACATATGATGTAGACACTTTCATCCCACCATATTCATAGGTAATATACCCTATACAAAACCATCATCTTTATCATCTTTTCTTTGTTATATCAAAACCCGTATCAACAACACTCAAGCCTTAATTCTCCGATGCGCATTGCCTCAAAAACACGATTTGTAGAAAGAAATCAAATATTACTTCTATACATGTATAATACCTGAGGGACTTCAATGGGTTGATTTAGCTCGCCTGGCTTGATGTCCTCTAATTGGGCTTGATCTTTTGTCAACTTCACATACCTTGACGGATTTCCCGCATCCGCCATCATCTGATCTCTAAACcaaattcattttaaaaaaaaaaaaatcaaatccaaCCCTTATCAAAACGAaaccatccaaaaaaaaatcaaacgcAACGAAATCGGGAGAAAATTGCATGCCTTACCAATCTAAATTCCAAGTCACCACTGATCAGAAATGGTGGAAATTGCTAGCTGATATTGAGTCAAAGACGCGTTTAGTAACTTCTGAGTCCTAGTTTAAAACAGTAAAAAATGGCAaaaatttttaatctttttttgcTCAGAGAATTCAATAACGTGTACTAGTAAAATTTTCAATACTCCAGTGAACAGTCAACTCTGCTGGGGAATTTTATACTACTAGACAAGACGAGGCAAGTCCTCTGCCAGCAGTCACTCTTGAAGCCAATGAGGAACTGCCACGTAACCCAGAAAGAATGCAAATAACATTTTGTCGAGACCGCCATTGGCAAGATCAAAGTAATCTAGGATAAGATATAGTGAAGAAGGACATCTTGggaggaaaaagagggaaaaaaaagttacaaaattATAGGTTTATTTATAgagaaaattcccaaaaaaaaaaagaaataaatgagaAAGCAGATCAGAGCTTACcgttttttttctctttgaagTTGTGGGTTGATTGAGGATTGACGAGAAGagaggaggagaagaaagaTTTTGACAAACCGAATACCCCAAACCAGTTTCAGAAGCAAATGTAGAATTGTTGTCAAAACATTTGAAAACAATTTGTTGGCTGTTTATGAAAACAACCACCGTATTTCTTGTCAAAACATTTCTGGTACTGTCAAATTACGTTGGTGCCCCTAAAccacgtatatatatattttttgttgcaataataataatatatttatagtCTAATCCATCATATTCTATCCGACTAAACCAAAGGACTGTTTTGACACctccattaattttttttttttttttttttatagatgaGTTTTGAACCCTTGTTCGAACCTTTGACCTACAGGTTAAAAGAGAACTTAATCCTATTCCTTCGGGGACTTAATCCTCCCTAAACCCTAAATTGTTAGCAAGATTTCTGATTTTGCTGGTGAACTGGATGGGTTTTAGCTTAAAACTCCTCCTTAGGAGTTTGTCAAAGTAATAATGAGAATGCTATAATACTTTTCAATGGTTATTCAATAATTTCTAATTCTCAACTAAGTTGGCACCTCCTTGGATCCTCATTTAGTAGACACTTGTATAGTAAGCAAATTCTTAGCCAGTTTGCCTAAATTTTTATGACTTATTTAATAGAAATTTGAACATTTGTTTTTAGAAATTTAAACTTTTAGTTTTAACATTCCTTTAGACTCCAAATCAGGTCGAATCCAAAATAGCTCACATAgtgaaatttgaatttaaaatatctaatttataaattttcaattttaatcaCTAGATTGAGACCTTGTTAGGTACTTTCTTCTACTCTTGAGTTGAGTCACCTAATTATAGAATCAATTCCAATGTCATGTTATTAGCCAATAAATAGATTCAAATGGCAAACTCACCCTTGCCTTACTAGGTTTGACATAATTTGTGTGAGAGAGAGCAAGTTTGGCTTATTTTTCCAAATGAGCTTGGAAAAACTGCTGCATACCTCACAAATTTAGAGTAAACATCAACTAGTCCCTTCCCTCTCTGCCAtgcgtgaaaaaaaaaaaaaaaaaacagtgattatacatcaaattttttttcatttttatatcACTGTATGAAGGAAGACCTTTGAGCATTGAAATTGGACTGCCAGGTTAACCCTCTTTACATTAGCCTTTGACGATCAGGCTAATTTCGTGGGAACCGGTGATAAAGGGCAGTCAATGGATTCAGTTCCTCTGCGATTGCAGGAGGAACCGGGCTGCGCTATGAACGATCCGAGATCGACAGAAATGACCTAACTTGATTTTGGCTGTAGTAAATTATGATATGGACGGCTGAGATCAAGCCGAGCTGCTCTGGCCCGATCTTTGACCATCCACCACACAATGCAGCGCAACTGGACCGTGTTGTGAATGGTCCAAGATCGACGGAATGACCCGGCCCGATTCCGACGGCTAGTGAATCTGGACATGGATGGCCGAGATCAAGCCGAGCTGCTCTGACCGGATCTTGGACCGCCCACTGCATAATGCAGTACCTCCTTCAACTGCAGGAGATCCGCATCTGTAGTCAACTGGTGCAATCAGAAGATCACAGCaggtaaaagaaaagaaaaaggtcaaGATATCTTTCATGAGACAAAAAATGCAGTGATACCTAGTCCTGCAAATGAAAAAAccaaacaaaatatatatatctgaAGTTATGATCATATGAATATATTACTAAACGGATAGAATTGTAGAGTTACAATTACTCTGTTTAGTGTTTACAATCATTTTGGCATGTGATAACATGCAACCATTTACTCTCTAGGACATGGTCCAGCATATGCTTCCACCTCTCGGGTATGTAGCAATCTCATAGTGTTCATCTCGTTGTTCTCAAAGTTTTGCTTGTTCTTCAAGTTGTTCCTGTCAAAATTACCAGTATGATCACATCAGACGACGACGACGACTATACCAAAGGTATTCCAGAGGAaacaataagtaaatgaaataactTCAGAAGGGCAAGCTTGTTCCCAGAATTCTGCAATGAGGAAGATTTAACTTGCAAGAAATGGTAAGAGAAGCCGAAGATGCTTTCTTTCGAGAATCAGAGGAATGGAGGGCAAATCTTCTATAGAAAAGGTGTCCATTGCCATAGACTTGATTCTGAAGTAATATTAATTGTTCTACAGTAGAAAATGCATAGTAAACAAAGGGAAATAAGGAAATTATAACTGACCTCTGTCACGAAGAAAGCATGGAACCCGTATGGAACTCTATTAGGTAATTCAACAACAGCAACAGGATCAGCTGACATTGTTTTTGCATCAATCACATTTACAGCTGACTTTCTGCAGTTATCAGATGATGATTTTTGTCATGTAAATTGTAGATTACATCTGAGATCAGGTTGAGATACATGCCACATAGAGAAGTTCGTTTGA contains:
- the LOC113761931 gene encoding cell number regulator 6-like, encoding MMADAGNPSRYVKLTKDQAQLEDIKPGELNQPIEVPQLEVRKCNECGQPLPESFEPPADEPWTTGIFGCAEDTESCWTGLFCPCVLFGRNIEKLREDTPWTTPCVCHAIFVEGGIALAAATAVFYGIDPRTSFLFCEGLLFSWWMCGIYTGLVRQALQKKYHLKNSPCDPCLVHCCTHWCALCQEHREMKGRLSDDAAMPMTIVNPPPIQEMAAVSDNRESVASSRNGTEHTALEMQAL